One Candidatus Sericytochromatia bacterium genomic window carries:
- a CDS encoding tetratricopeptide repeat protein, whose protein sequence is MAVSVLPWLLGLFVLGAGGPALAAPADPSAPTSELASLAGRAAALPQNADAQFELLVAALATPFPERAWPIYRRLLELDPHYPRRAVEHYGQLVRETPHERAAWLRLALANDLAGRPREAKRQLAYLIKYFPPDADTLAYAGWVAFELKQSAGAMALWRRALALQPDHVAAQWLLGQAYLRQGQQARAAQVLGSVEAARTQQATLGL, encoded by the coding sequence TTGGCCGTATCGGTTTTGCCTTGGCTGCTGGGGTTGTTCGTGCTGGGGGCGGGGGGGCCGGCTCTGGCTGCGCCGGCCGACCCATCGGCACCCACCAGTGAGCTGGCCAGTCTGGCGGGCCGGGCAGCCGCTTTGCCTCAGAATGCGGATGCACAGTTTGAGCTGCTGGTGGCCGCGCTGGCCACGCCGTTCCCCGAGCGTGCCTGGCCGATCTATCGTCGACTGCTCGAACTCGACCCGCACTACCCACGCCGAGCCGTAGAGCACTACGGACAACTGGTGCGCGAGACCCCGCACGAGCGTGCGGCCTGGCTGCGCCTGGCATTGGCCAACGATCTGGCCGGACGGCCCCGCGAGGCCAAACGTCAGCTGGCCTACCTGATCAAGTATTTTCCACCGGATGCAGACACCCTGGCTTACGCCGGTTGGGTGGCGTTCGAATTGAAGCAGTCAGCCGGGGCCATGGCATTGTGGCGGCGAGCCCTGGCGCTTCAGCCCGATCATGTGGCAGCCCAGTGGTTGCTGGGGCAGGCTTATCTTCGCCAGGGGCAGCAGGCGCGCGCCGCGCAGGTTCTGGGGAGCGTGGAAGCGGCTCGCACGCAGCAGGCCACCCTCGGGCTTTGA
- a CDS encoding iron ABC transporter permease has translation MSFAITFLGTTVAWLIVALLAVSWGAVSIPPEELVQLIGWGAPGTALVRPEITAVFWDIRLPRVLLASLAGAGLSLAGGAWQAVLRNPLADPYLIGASAGAAVGAGAALLFGLGGGSPMALPGLAFLGALGAVGAVYRLAWRPGQSLSVERLLLAGVAVSSFLSAGLTGTMVLRSADFTPLYLWLIGSLAGRGWEQLSLMAPYGLIATLGLMLYLPRLNLMQWGDETARSLGVEARRDPRAVIALAALLTASVVSVCGMIGFVGLVVPHLARLLVGPDLRRMIPLAVVLGATLLTAADLAARTLFAPLEVPVGVVTALLGAPFFLLLLARRSA, from the coding sequence CGGAGGAACTGGTCCAGCTCATCGGCTGGGGCGCGCCAGGTACCGCCCTCGTTCGACCGGAAATCACCGCGGTCTTCTGGGACATCCGGCTGCCGCGGGTCTTGCTGGCCTCCTTGGCCGGTGCGGGCCTGTCGCTGGCCGGCGGTGCCTGGCAGGCCGTTTTGCGCAATCCGCTGGCCGACCCGTATTTGATCGGGGCGTCGGCGGGTGCGGCCGTGGGCGCCGGGGCCGCCCTGCTGTTCGGCCTGGGGGGGGGCTCGCCGATGGCCTTGCCGGGACTGGCCTTTCTCGGCGCCCTGGGGGCGGTTGGGGCGGTCTATCGCCTGGCTTGGCGGCCGGGACAGTCGCTCTCGGTGGAGCGTCTCCTGCTGGCCGGGGTGGCGGTCAGTTCATTCCTGTCTGCGGGTCTGACCGGCACGATGGTGTTGCGCTCAGCCGATTTCACGCCGCTCTATCTCTGGCTGATCGGGAGCCTGGCCGGGCGCGGCTGGGAACAGTTGAGTTTGATGGCGCCCTACGGATTGATCGCCACGCTGGGGCTGATGCTCTACCTGCCGCGGCTCAACCTCATGCAGTGGGGGGATGAGACGGCTCGCAGTTTGGGGGTGGAAGCACGCCGCGACCCTCGTGCCGTCATTGCGCTGGCTGCCTTGCTGACCGCCTCGGTGGTCTCCGTGTGTGGGATGATCGGATTTGTCGGATTGGTGGTTCCCCATCTGGCGCGCCTGCTGGTGGGCCCTGATCTGCGCCGCATGATCCCCTTGGCGGTGGTGCTGGGGGCGACGCTGCTGACCGCCGCTGATCTCGCGGCACGAACCTTGTTTGCGCCGCTCGAAGTCCCGGTGGGGGTTGTCACCGCCCTCCTTGGGGCGCCCTTCTTCCTGTTGTTGCTGGCGAGGCGTTCGGCATGA
- a CDS encoding ABC transporter ATP-binding protein, whose protein sequence is MTAGRLQASGLVCGYGLTPVLAGVDLRLDEAEFVGLLGANGVGKSTLLRALAGLSALQGGQVALMGRSLADCDARALARLRAYLPQHQALETGWRVDQAVAIGRAPHQWGWGVWPGAEDRRQVQRAMQQAGILDLQHRRMETLSGGQRQRVHLARALAQATPILMLDEPTAHLDLSHQLAFYDLVRSTVSTSGVMVLAVLHDLNLAAQFCDRLVVLGGTPARVMADGPPGQVLSRDLVAKAFGVDVQIRFHPDSGRPYLLPQAGRPDGVSRLPVAVRARGLIRWHVVCGGGSAAAPLRDLTAWGVDVRVGVVNALDSDEWLAEQLGVRCLTEAPFSPIGEETGQALAQALGTSDAVVVTEVAWGSGNVANLRLLLSRMRAPEPPALFLLGGETLSARDFTGGEAARLWEQLKGLGEPWPSWQALRTALEQQEP, encoded by the coding sequence ATGACGGCTGGGCGCTTGCAGGCCTCTGGACTGGTGTGTGGGTACGGCCTGACCCCCGTTCTGGCAGGTGTCGACCTGAGACTCGATGAGGCTGAGTTTGTCGGCTTGCTGGGCGCCAACGGGGTCGGCAAGTCGACCTTGCTGCGTGCGCTGGCGGGTCTGTCGGCATTGCAGGGCGGCCAGGTCGCCCTGATGGGGCGATCGCTGGCTGATTGCGATGCGCGCGCCCTGGCGCGTCTGCGTGCCTACCTTCCGCAGCACCAAGCCCTCGAAACGGGCTGGCGGGTCGATCAAGCCGTGGCCATCGGTCGTGCGCCGCATCAGTGGGGCTGGGGCGTGTGGCCTGGAGCGGAGGACCGTCGTCAGGTCCAGCGGGCGATGCAGCAGGCTGGCATCCTGGACCTTCAGCATCGTCGCATGGAGACGCTTTCCGGGGGACAGCGTCAGCGCGTTCACCTGGCGCGGGCCCTGGCGCAGGCCACCCCGATCCTGATGCTCGATGAGCCCACCGCTCATCTCGATCTCAGTCATCAACTGGCGTTTTACGATCTGGTCCGAAGCACGGTCTCAACGTCCGGGGTGATGGTGTTGGCGGTGCTGCATGACCTCAACCTGGCGGCTCAATTTTGCGATCGCCTGGTGGTGCTGGGCGGCACGCCTGCGCGCGTGATGGCCGACGGTCCCCCGGGCCAGGTGCTTTCCCGGGACCTGGTGGCCAAGGCTTTCGGGGTGGATGTTCAGATTCGCTTTCACCCCGACAGTGGCCGTCCCTACCTCCTGCCGCAGGCCGGACGTCCTGATGGCGTGTCGCGCCTGCCGGTGGCGGTTCGAGCGCGGGGCCTGATCCGCTGGCACGTGGTCTGCGGCGGTGGCTCGGCGGCCGCTCCGTTACGCGACCTCACCGCTTGGGGGGTCGATGTGCGGGTGGGGGTGGTCAATGCCTTGGATTCGGATGAATGGCTGGCGGAACAGCTCGGGGTGCGCTGTTTGACGGAGGCCCCCTTTTCACCGATCGGGGAGGAGACGGGACAGGCGCTTGCGCAGGCCTTGGGGACCTCCGACGCCGTGGTCGTGACGGAGGTGGCGTGGGGGAGTGGTAACGTGGCCAATCTGCGGCTTCTTCTATCGCGCATGCGGGCGCCTGAGCCGCCCGCTCTGTTCTTGCTGGGAGGAGAGACGCTCTCCGCCCGTGATTTCACGGGGGGCGAAGCGGCGCGCCTGTGGGAGCAGTTGAAAGGCCTCGGGGAGCCTTGGCCCAGCTGGCAGGCCTTGCGCACGGCCCTGGAGCAACAGGAGCCCTGA